The following nucleotide sequence is from Pseudarthrobacter psychrotolerans.
CATAGACTGTTCACGGATCCGCTAAACGCCTCCGGCGGGTCTGATGCGAACGGAGATATAGCCCCGGTTCGACGCAACGTGTGATTCGTTTCGTTGCTGAGAACCGGGGCTATTGCATTTAAGCAGGCCCACCATTCATCGATTGCTCCGTAAGTGCCGTTTTGATGGCTCAAAAGGGCCGTTACGGAGCAATCGATGAAAGAAGAGAATCAGCTGGCGCGGTCCACCACAGCCAGGGCGAAGTTGGCCAGCGAGGACTTCACAACACCCTCGGGAAGCGGCGCCAGTGCGGCAATTGCTTCGTCGGCCCAGCGGCGGGCAATCACCCAGGACTCGGCGGTGACGGGGTGCTCGCGCAGCCCGGCCACGGCGGCAGCCAAGGCAGCGTCGGAGGTCAGGTCACCATCGATGAGCTTCAAAAGGTCGACGGCGGACTGGTCACCGGCTGCGGCATCGCGCCGGAGGAACAGGACGGGCAGAGTGGGCACACCTTCGCGGAGATCGGTCCCGGGTGACTTGCCGGACTTCACCTTGACTCCGGTGACATCAATGACGTCGTCGGCGAGCTGGAAGGCGACTCCCACCTTCTCGCCGTACTCCACCAGGAGGTCCTCGTAGGCCTCGTCGGCGCCAGCGAAGATCGCGCCCAGCTGGCCGGACGCGGCCACCAGTGAACCGGTCTTGTCAGCGATGACGGACAGGTAGTGCTCCACCGGATCCTCGTCCGGGCGCGGGCCCACCGTTTCGTGCAGCTGGCCCAGGCACAGCCGCTCGAACGTCCGGGCCTGGATACCCAGCGCGCGCGAGCCGAGCTCGGACACCAGGATGGAGGCGCGGGCAAAAATGAGGTCGCCGGTGAGGACGGCCACGGAGTTTCCCCAGACCTCGTGGGCCGTCGGGGCGCCGCGGCGGAACGGGGCCGAGTCCATCACGTCGTCGTGGTACAGCGTTGCCAGGTGGGTCAGTTCCACCACCACGGCCGCCTGCACCACGGCGGGAAGCGAAGCGTCGCCGAGGTGGGCGCACAGCAGCGTCAGCAGCGGCCGGATGCGCTTGCCGCCGGCTTCCACGAGGTGACGCGACGTTGCATCAGCCAGCGGATCGGAGTTGGCAATGGCCTCGCGGAGCTTCTTCTCCACGCGGGCCAGGTTGGTGGTGATGGCGGGGCCCAGCTCGGCGTCCTCCGCGATGGCCGCAAAGCCGGCGGGCAACTGCAGTCCCGTGGCAATGGCGGTGGTATTGAGGCTGGGTTCGGAGTCCGTCAGGCCGTGCCCGGCGTGCGTCCAGCTGTGGTCTGCGGAGTTAGTCACTGGTTAACCCTAACTTTTTGTTGCGGATACCGCTGGTTCGATGCCGGTGGGGTGTTGGATGTGGCCGGAACGAGCGATTCCAGGACGCGGATGGCCCGGTCCTCGAAGCCTTTCGCGGCCGGGTCGGTCAGGTTTGCGAGCAGCCGCACCACAAAGCGCATCAGCACGGGAATGGGCATCCCGGTCCGCAGCGCGAGCTTCATAACGGCGGGTTTTCCGATCAGCGCGGCAAATGCCCGGCCCAGCGTGAAGTGCGATCCCCACTGGCCCCGCACATAGTCCGCGTACCCCGCGAGGTGCGCGTCGGCGTCGTACGTTGCCCCCGCAGCAGAGGAACGAGCGGACGCGTCGATGATGAATTCTGCGGCGAACCGCGCCGATTCCATCGCGTAGGAGATGCCCTCTCCGTTGAACGGGGAGACCATGCCGCCGGCGTCGCCCAGGAGCAGGAGGCCGGGCGAATAGTGCGGGGTGCGGTTGAAGCCCATGGGCAGCGCGGCGCCGCGGATTTCACCCACCTGGTTGTCCGGGGTGAAGCCCCATTCGGCGGGCATGGCGGCGGTCCATTCGCGCAGGACCTGCTTGTAGTCGAGCTTGCCGAATTCCTTGGACGAGTTCAGGATGCCGAGTCCCACGTTCGAGGTGCCGTCGCCGACGCCGAACACCCAGCCGTAGCCAGGGAGCAGTTTTCCGTCGCGGCCAAGAGAGTCGGCGCGGGCCCCGCGCCGAGCTTGCGAGGCGTGGGAAGCCGACGAACGGAGCTCCAGCCAGCCTTCCATCCAGTCGTCATCGTGGCGGGGCGAGGTGAAATAAGTGCGGACGGCGACGCCGAGGGGGCGGTCGTCGCGCTTGTGGATGCCCAGCGACACGGCGGTTCGCGTGGAGTTGCCGTCTGCGGCGAGTACGACGTCGGCGCTGAAGTCGCGTGACTCCCCCGTCTTGCGTCCGGACTCGTCCAGGAGCGCTGCGCGGACACCGGTCACGCGGCCGGCTTCAGACCGCAGGGCTTCGGTGACGCTGTGCCGCTCGAGGATTTCTGCGCCGGCGGCCTGGGCGTGGCGGGCCAGTTCCTCGTCGAAGCCCAGGCGGGTGCGGATCAGGCCGTATTGCGGGAAATCGGAGACCTCGGGCCAGGGCAGTTCGATGGTGCGGCCGCCGGCGATCAGGCGGAGGCCCTTGTTCCGGCGCCAGCCGTCCGCTTCAGGGTGCGGCAGGCCCAGCTTCTGGATTTCGCGGACTGCCCGCGGGGTGAGGCCGTCGCCGCAGACCTTCTCGCGCGGGAAGCTGGTTTTCTCCAGGACGGTCACGCTGATGCCGGCCTTGGCAAGGTAATACGCGGCGGTGGAGCCGGCTGGCCCCGCGCCGACAATCAGGACATTCACTGGTCAGCGCTGGATGTTTCGTCGAAGTTTGGCCACGGGGCCCTTGTGCGCGGCGATGGCCTCCGCTGCGCCTTCCGGCTTGGATTCCAGCGGCTTGGTGGCGCGGTGCACGGCCACGATCCCGCCGGTCAGGTTGCGGTACGTGACCTTTTCCCAGCCCGATTCCTGCAGCCAGGCGGCCAGGTGGTCCTGGTCCGGCCAGGCGCGGATGGACTCGGCGAGGTACACGTAGGCGTCCGGATTGGAGGCCACCTTCACGGCGATGGCCGGCAGGGCACGCATGAGGTATTCCGTGTACATGGTGCGCCACAGCGGAACCACCGGCGCCGAGAACTCGGCGATGACCAGCTTGCCGCCGGGCTTGGTGACGCGGAGCATCTCGGCCAGGGCCCTCTTGGGCTCGTTGACGTTGCGCAGCCCGAACGAGATGGTGCTGGCGTCAAAGCTGTTGTCCGCGAAGGGCAGGTTGGTGGCGTCGCCGGCAATGAAGTTGATGTCCGGGCGGCGGCGCTTGCCGACTTTGAGCATGCCAAGGGAGAAATCGCAGGCGATGACGTCTATGCCTGCATCGGCATATGGCTCGCTGGAGGTGCCGGTTCCCGCGGCCAGGTCCAGGACCCGCTGGCCCCTTTTCATGTCCATGGCGTCCACCACGATCCTGCGCCAGCGGCGGGTCTGCCCCATAGAGAGGACATCGTTGACGACGTCGTACTTAGGTGCGACGTCGTCAAACATCGTGGCTACTTCGTCCGGACGCTTTTCCAAGGATGCTCGGTTCACCATGCAATTGTCTCAGACAAACTTGAGAAGCACTTTCGACGAGCCCGTCCCCCTGTCCGAAGCCACGGCAAACGCCTCGGCCACGTCACCGGCGTCGAACGTGTGCGTCAGCAGCGGCTCAACGTCCAGCCCGTCCGCCAGGTACGCGAGGGCGTCATCCAGCTCGTCCGTGAAGCGGAAGGTCCCGCGGTAATCAATCTCCCGGAAGACCAGCGCGGCGAGCTCGGCGGTCACAGGCCCGGCCGGCAGGTTACCCACCTGGACCACGACGCCGCCGCGGCGCACAGCCGCGAGGACACCGCCCAGGGCGCGGGCAGCGCCGGAGGCCTCGAACGCAACATCCACCTCGGGAAGCTGTGCGCCGGAACCCACCAGCACGACGTCGTCGGCTCCCATGCGCTTGGCGATCGCCAGCGAAGTCTCCGAGAGGTCACTGGCGACAACGCTGGCTGCGCCGGCGCGCCGGGCGGCGGCCACCAGCAGCGCGCCGATCGGCCCGGCACCGTTCACCAGGACGTCCTTGCCGGCGAGGCTGCCGGCCCGGCCGACGGCGTGGATGGCCACCGCGAGCGGCTCGGCGACGGCGGCCTGGCGGGTGGTGACGCCGTCGGGCAGGCGGCGGAGCTGGCCCGCCGGGACGGCCTTGCGGGAGGCGAAGGCACCGTCCGTGTGGGGCCGGTGCGCGGCGCTCCCGTAGTAGGTGACCCGCGGGCAGAGGTTGGTGCGCCCGGCCAGGCAGTCGGCGCATTCGCCGCAGTACACGGCGGGGTGGACGGTCACGGCGTCGCCCACCGCGAAGCCCGCCACGCCGTCGCCCAGCTTGGAGATCCGGCCGGCGACCTCGTGGCCCAGGACCATGGGATCGGCCAGGAGGCTCAACCCGGAGGCGCCGTGGCTGACGTAATGCAGGTCCGAGCCGCAGATGCCGCCGTATTCGACGTCGACGATCACCGAGCCGGCCGGGCAGCCCGGGTCCGGACGGTCCTCGAGGCGCAGGTCTCCGGCGGAATGGACAACTACGGCTTTCAAACTGCGTCCTCCACGAGGGTCAGGTCGCGTCCCTTGGTTTCGGGGGCGAAGAAGGTGGCCACAAAGGCGATGGCGGAGTAGAGGACCATCATTCCGGCGACCGGCCACCAGGAGTTGGTGAACAGGGCCAGCAGGCCCGCGGCGATGATGGGAGCCAGGCCGCCGGAGAGCACGCCGCCGATTTCCTTGGCCATGGCCAGCTGGGTGTAGCGGTTGCGGGAGCCGAAGAGTTCGTTGACGTAGGCGGACTGGACCGAGAACATGCCCAGCACGGAGACGGACAGGCCAATGATCAGGGCCAGTGAGACCAGGAACGGATCGCGGGACTGCATCATGAGGAGGGCCGGGATGGCGAAGCACATCTGGAAGCCGGACAGGACGCGGTACATGGTGCGGCGGCCAACCTTGTCGGAGAGCCAGCCGGCCAGCGGAACCGTGGCGAAGCCGAGGAACGAGCCGATCAGCAGCGCGAAGGTGCCCACGCTCTTGTCCATGCTCAGGCCGGTGACGATGTAGCCGATAAGGAAGGTTTGGATCATGGCCGAGTTGCCGGATTCGCCGATCCGCAGTGCCATGGCCAGGAAGAAGGCCTTGCCTTTGCGCTTGGTTTTGGTGGTCGGCGGGGAGGCCTGGGCGGACTGCCCGACGGCGGTGCCGGACTTCGCGGCGAAGGCGGCGGCAGCAGCGGCGTCGGCGATTTCCTGCTCACGGGTGGCCTCGAAAACGGGGCTTTCCTTGAGGTTGCGGCGCATCCACAATGCGTACAGAGTGATGCCGATGCTGGCGATGAACGGCAGGCGCCAGCCCCAGCTCATGAGGGCTTCTTCGGGCAGGAGGGTCAGCAGGACCCACAGGCCGGAGGCCAGCAGTGTGCCGGAGTTGGTGCCGAGGCAGACGAAGGAGGCAATCAGGCCGCGCTTCTTTGGCGGCGCGTACTCGGCCAGCATGACTGAGGCACCGGAGAGTTCAGCGCCGGCGCCGAAGCCCTGGGCGAGGCGCAGCAACACCAGGATGATCGGCGCAGCGACGCCGATCTGGGCGTAGCCGGGCAGGAAGCCGATGAGCATGGTGGACACGCCCATCATCATGATGGTGATGACCAGGACTTTTTTACGGCCCACGCGGTCACCCATGCGTCCAAAGAACCAGGCACCCACGGGGCGGGCCAGGAAGCCAACGCCATACGTGATGAAGGCGACCAGCAGGCCCACTACGGGGTCGAAGTTGGGGAAGAAGATTTTGGGGAAGATGATGGCGGCGGCCAGCGAATATAGCTGGAAGTCCATGTATTCCATGGCAGTTCCGAGCCAGCCGGATACTGCAGTTCTGATCAGGTCTTTGGATGAGCGCTGGGTGGCGCCGATCTGGATTGTTGCCGTCATGAACCCCTCTGTTCTACGGGTCTGGCCGGATGCACAGCTTCAATGATGCGGCATGGCGAGACATTTATTTCTTGTCCCATCATTGGAACAACGACTGCCATTCAAGCACTGCCATACCAGTGTGTCAATAGATGACGCAGCTCAACCCCCGGGTCCCGCGCGGACGGCGCCCTGGCCAGTCGGGCACAGCTACTGTGGAAGCATGTCCGCCCCCGATACCACCCCGCGCATTTCCGCCCGGATGATGGCGTATGCGCAGATCCGTGAGCGCATCATCTCCGGCGAGAACGCTCCCGGGACGCTCCTCTCCGAGAACGAGCTCGCGCACCACCTGGGCACCAGCCGCCAGCCCATCCGGGAAGCCCTGATGCTCATTGCGCAGGAAGGGCTCGTGGAGATCCGTCCGCAGAGCGGGACCTACGTGACCTATCTGGACCCGGACATCGTGGCGCAGGCCCAGTTCATCCGCGAGGCCATTGAAGTGGCATCGCTGGCTGACTGCGCCCGCAACATCACCCCTGAAGCCGCAGCCGCGCTGTACGAACTCCTGGACCGGCAGGACGCCTGCACCACGCGCGAGGAGTTCTACCCGCTGGACGAGGACTTCCACCGGACCCTGCTGGCGATCGCCGGCCATGAAACAGCCTGGGCCACCGTTTCCAACGCCAAGGGCCACCTGGACCGCGCCCGCTACCTGGGGCTCAGCGGCTACCGCGGCATCACGGAGTACGCGGCCGATCACCGCCACGTACTGGACGCGATCCTCGCCGGCGATCTTTCGGCTGCGGAAGACGGCCTGCGCAGCCACCTGCGCTTCATCCTGGACGACGTCACGAGCATGCGCGCGGCACGGCCGGACCTGTTCTCCGCCCCTTCCGGCCCTGAGCGACGCACCGGCCGGCCGGCCCGGGTCTGAGTCCGGGGACTTCGCGGGCACGTCCTTTCCGCTCCCCCCACTGCGACCGGCACGGCTCAACGCGGCCGCACGCATACGCGGGAGTAATGTTGTCTCATCATGACGAGCACGTTCCGCACCCTCACAGTCCCCCTGGATGGCAACGCATCTGCCGGCGGACTGCCGCAGTTCCTGGTCCGGGACGACGTTCTCTGCTGGACCCGCCGCGAAGCCGGCCTGGTGGGGTTCGGCGAGATCGCCCGCTTCACAGCCACCGGCCCTGAGCGCTTCCTCGAGGCCGATATTTGGTGGCGCCACCTGGTCCTCGAAGCGGACATCACCGACTCACTGGAGCTGCCCGGCACCGGCCCGGTGGCTTTCGGCTCCTTCGCGTTTTCCAAGAAGTCCACCCATGTATCGCGGCTGATTGTGCCGGAGATCGTGGTGGGCGTCCGGGACGGCCAGTACTGGCTCACCCAAATGACGGTCGACGACGGCGAACTCACCGAAGTGGGTGCCCTCGCCGCACTGGACGGCTGGCTGAGCGGTGGGAGCGTTGGTGAGTCCGGCACCATTGGTGAGGCCGACCTCATTGGTGAGTCCGGCGTCGCCGGGGACGGGATGTCCGGCGCCCTCACCGCTGCGAGCAGGGGCGCCGTCGTGCGTCCTTTGCCTTCCGCCGACGGGGCCACCCTGCACACCGGATCGCTGAGCGAAGAGGACTGGATGGCCGCCGTCGCAGCGGGTGTGGCAGAAATCCGGACCGGCGCCTTGGAGAAGCTGGTGCTGGCACGGGACATTGTGGCCACGGTGCCGTCGGGCGTGAACGCCGCGCAGGTGCTCCGTGAGCTGGCCGTGCGGTACCGCGAATGCTGGACCTATGGCGTGGACGGGCTGGTGGGCGCCACCCCGGAGATGCTGATCCAGGTGGAGGGCCGCACTGCCCAGGCGCGCGTGCTGGCCGGGACGCTGGACCGCCGCGACGCGCATGGCGAAGCCGGGATTCCGATGGATTATGCCGAGCGGGTGCTGGCCGGGTCCGAGAAGCAGCGGCATGAGCACGAGATCGCGATCCAGTCGCTGACGTCGCAGCTGGCACCGTTTTCCGAGGCCATGAATGCGCACGACGAGCCCTTCATTTTGGAGTTGCCGAACGTGTGGCACCTCGCGTCGGACGTGAAGGCGGAGTTGGCCGAGGTGGAGGGCCATGTGCCCACGTGCCTAGCCCTGATCAACGCACTGCATCCAACGGCCGCCGTCTGCGGCACGCCCACGCTTGTGGCCGGCGCCCTGATCCGAAAGCTTGAACACCTGGACCGCGGCCCGTACGCGGGACCTGTCGGCTGGCTGGATGCGGCGGGGAATGGCGAGTGGGGCATCGCGCTGCGCGGAGCCGTGATTGAGGACCCTCATACCGTGCGGTTATATGCCGGTTGCGGCATAGTTGACGGATCCCAGCCGGAGGCCGAGCTGGCGGAGACCTGGGCGAAGTTCCGGCCGATGCTGGAGTCGCTGGGG
It contains:
- a CDS encoding polyprenyl synthetase family protein; translated protein: MTNSADHSWTHAGHGLTDSEPSLNTTAIATGLQLPAGFAAIAEDAELGPAITTNLARVEKKLREAIANSDPLADATSRHLVEAGGKRIRPLLTLLCAHLGDASLPAVVQAAVVVELTHLATLYHDDVMDSAPFRRGAPTAHEVWGNSVAVLTGDLIFARASILVSELGSRALGIQARTFERLCLGQLHETVGPRPDEDPVEHYLSVIADKTGSLVAASGQLGAIFAGADEAYEDLLVEYGEKVGVAFQLADDVIDVTGVKVKSGKSPGTDLREGVPTLPVLFLRRDAAAGDQSAVDLLKLIDGDLTSDAALAAAVAGLREHPVTAESWVIARRWADEAIAALAPLPEGVVKSSLANFALAVVDRAS
- a CDS encoding demethylmenaquinone methyltransferase, whose protein sequence is MNRASLEKRPDEVATMFDDVAPKYDVVNDVLSMGQTRRWRRIVVDAMDMKRGQRVLDLAAGTGTSSEPYADAGIDVIACDFSLGMLKVGKRRRPDINFIAGDATNLPFADNSFDASTISFGLRNVNEPKRALAEMLRVTKPGGKLVIAEFSAPVVPLWRTMYTEYLMRALPAIAVKVASNPDAYVYLAESIRAWPDQDHLAAWLQESGWEKVTYRNLTGGIVAVHRATKPLESKPEGAAEAIAAHKGPVAKLRRNIQR
- a CDS encoding isochorismate synthase; this encodes MTSTFRTLTVPLDGNASAGGLPQFLVRDDVLCWTRREAGLVGFGEIARFTATGPERFLEADIWWRHLVLEADITDSLELPGTGPVAFGSFAFSKKSTHVSRLIVPEIVVGVRDGQYWLTQMTVDDGELTEVGALAALDGWLSGGSVGESGTIGEADLIGESGVAGDGMSGALTAASRGAVVRPLPSADGATLHTGSLSEEDWMAAVAAGVAEIRTGALEKLVLARDIVATVPSGVNAAQVLRELAVRYRECWTYGVDGLVGATPEMLIQVEGRTAQARVLAGTLDRRDAHGEAGIPMDYAERVLAGSEKQRHEHEIAIQSLTSQLAPFSEAMNAHDEPFILELPNVWHLASDVKAELAEVEGHVPTCLALINALHPTAAVCGTPTLVAGALIRKLEHLDRGPYAGPVGWLDAAGNGEWGIALRGAVIEDPHTVRLYAGCGIVDGSQPEAELAETWAKFRPMLESLGISS
- a CDS encoding GntR family transcriptional regulator, giving the protein MSAPDTTPRISARMMAYAQIRERIISGENAPGTLLSENELAHHLGTSRQPIREALMLIAQEGLVEIRPQSGTYVTYLDPDIVAQAQFIREAIEVASLADCARNITPEAAAALYELLDRQDACTTREEFYPLDEDFHRTLLAIAGHETAWATVSNAKGHLDRARYLGLSGYRGITEYAADHRHVLDAILAGDLSAAEDGLRSHLRFILDDVTSMRAARPDLFSAPSGPERRTGRPARV
- a CDS encoding geranylgeranyl reductase family protein, producing the protein MNVLIVGAGPAGSTAAYYLAKAGISVTVLEKTSFPREKVCGDGLTPRAVREIQKLGLPHPEADGWRRNKGLRLIAGGRTIELPWPEVSDFPQYGLIRTRLGFDEELARHAQAAGAEILERHSVTEALRSEAGRVTGVRAALLDESGRKTGESRDFSADVVLAADGNSTRTAVSLGIHKRDDRPLGVAVRTYFTSPRHDDDWMEGWLELRSSASHASQARRGARADSLGRDGKLLPGYGWVFGVGDGTSNVGLGILNSSKEFGKLDYKQVLREWTAAMPAEWGFTPDNQVGEIRGAALPMGFNRTPHYSPGLLLLGDAGGMVSPFNGEGISYAMESARFAAEFIIDASARSSAAGATYDADAHLAGYADYVRGQWGSHFTLGRAFAALIGKPAVMKLALRTGMPIPVLMRFVVRLLANLTDPAAKGFEDRAIRVLESLVPATSNTPPASNQRYPQQKVRVNQ
- a CDS encoding MFS transporter; this encodes MTATIQIGATQRSSKDLIRTAVSGWLGTAMEYMDFQLYSLAAAIIFPKIFFPNFDPVVGLLVAFITYGVGFLARPVGAWFFGRMGDRVGRKKVLVITIMMMGVSTMLIGFLPGYAQIGVAAPIILVLLRLAQGFGAGAELSGASVMLAEYAPPKKRGLIASFVCLGTNSGTLLASGLWVLLTLLPEEALMSWGWRLPFIASIGITLYALWMRRNLKESPVFEATREQEIADAAAAAAFAAKSGTAVGQSAQASPPTTKTKRKGKAFFLAMALRIGESGNSAMIQTFLIGYIVTGLSMDKSVGTFALLIGSFLGFATVPLAGWLSDKVGRRTMYRVLSGFQMCFAIPALLMMQSRDPFLVSLALIIGLSVSVLGMFSVQSAYVNELFGSRNRYTQLAMAKEIGGVLSGGLAPIIAAGLLALFTNSWWPVAGMMVLYSAIAFVATFFAPETKGRDLTLVEDAV
- a CDS encoding L-idonate 5-dehydrogenase, whose amino-acid sequence is MKAVVVHSAGDLRLEDRPDPGCPAGSVIVDVEYGGICGSDLHYVSHGASGLSLLADPMVLGHEVAGRISKLGDGVAGFAVGDAVTVHPAVYCGECADCLAGRTNLCPRVTYYGSAAHRPHTDGAFASRKAVPAGQLRRLPDGVTTRQAAVAEPLAVAIHAVGRAGSLAGKDVLVNGAGPIGALLVAAARRAGAASVVASDLSETSLAIAKRMGADDVVLVGSGAQLPEVDVAFEASGAARALGGVLAAVRRGGVVVQVGNLPAGPVTAELAALVFREIDYRGTFRFTDELDDALAYLADGLDVEPLLTHTFDAGDVAEAFAVASDRGTGSSKVLLKFV